In Macrobrachium rosenbergii isolate ZJJX-2024 chromosome 47, ASM4041242v1, whole genome shotgun sequence, the following are encoded in one genomic region:
- the LOC136830620 gene encoding gamma-interferon-inducible lysosomal thiol reductase-like, whose protein sequence is MRAKGLSEKCSWALLVLGLISTCVDGQADPVKVTVFVETLCPDSMAFVSKQLGPTWESLREIMVVDFNAYGFVEETPVGEGYDFSCQHGAEECQGNMVVECARRYIDNSDTFVDFSVCLMSSSFPPGEGENCAATVGAAWSPIDACANSVEGQQLLHDSGVRQNSLDPVPDYIPWIIINDVFTQEHLDEAQTDLTGLVCRTYEGTPPPVCQL, encoded by the exons ATGAGAGCCAAAGGTCTATCAGAAAAGTGCTCGTGGGCCCTCCTGGTCCTAGGCCTAATTAGCACCTGCGTGGATGGACAG GCTGACCCTGTGAAGGTGACAGTCTTCGTGGAAACTCTCTGCCCGGACAGCATGGCCTTCGTCTCGAAACAACTTGGGCCAACATGGGAGTCTCTTCGAGAGATCATGGTGGTCGATTTCAACGCCTACGGCTTCGTCGAG GAGACTCCTGTAGGCGAAGGATACGACTTCAGCTGTCAGCACGGGGCCGAGGAATGCCAAGGGAACATGGTAGTAGAATGCGCCCGGAGGTACATTGATAATTCAGATACTTTTGTGGACTTCAGTGTGTGTCTTATGAGTTCTTCATTCCCACCCGGCGAAGGCGAGAAT TGCGCCGCCACTGTGGGCGCGGCCTGGTCGCCGATCGACGCATGCGCAAACTCAGTGGAAGGTCAGCAATTACTCCATGATAGCGGGGTCAGGCAGAACTCATTGGATCCCGTGCCCGACTATATACCCTGGATCATTATAAATGAC GTTTTCACCCAAGAACATTTGGACGAGGCCCAGACTGATCTCACAGGCTTAGTCTGCCGGACGTACGAGGGAACACCGCCCCCCGTTTGCCAACTGTAA